One window of Toxotes jaculatrix isolate fToxJac2 chromosome 19, fToxJac2.pri, whole genome shotgun sequence genomic DNA carries:
- the si:dkey-119f1.1 gene encoding structural maintenance of chromosomes protein 6 isoform X1 has product MRSPLVLPTSCVVCGSCKLGCLKMSKRKSSSVSETPKTKRVRPLQEEEEEEEEDENVVDGETDDPLLSRQVQGAGKVVSDAGIVESITLKNFMCHSLLGPFAFGSNVNFVVGNNGSGKSAVLTALIVALGGNAQATNRGSSLKGFVKEGESSADVSITLRNKGRDAYKAEVYGSAITVDLRITREGLRTYKLRSKSGHIVSTKKEELMSILDNFNIQVNNPVSVLTQEMSKYFLHSKGEGDKYKFFMKATQLEQMREDFVYIKTTKHVTEDKVGQHSECLRDLKRKYLEKEDRYKSLASLDEMHTKLEELQKQMAWALVTEMEKELEPMKEKLRSDRHSTEKYDEKVEEWKKKIEEAEMKYKQIQEQLEGITKQVQELQPKCAELKAEAQKRNTVLKSSEVTVHRCKANLRDLEKDKVQLSSKINDLKLSISQTTGVESQARTKRMEQIQAELENLRHKIPTLGQQIDQYQHARSRAKEEQAKMRREQEVLQRSIEANRRNLQTMESSRSNRLRRFGEHMPTLLTAIQEAHRRGQFKHKPRGPLGYLISLKDPELALAVEVCLKGQLHAFTCDNHEDERVLQGLMAKVFSGSRRPAIVTSQFLPHVHDTRRKAVNHPEYPSVLQALEIEDPVVANCLIDQRSIESILLIKNRTEARRVMQGKNPPHNCILAFTREGDQIYNNRSYTAEQTRANHLSGDVEEEIRHLQRELENQRAQATRFQQQMKKLDEEIKQNEGLLRRADIDKKTASDKATKLQLELTDLQNVEEPQSEDLRPLEEDLQEIITKIAPKRAEYEEARTQMADLRVSYEKAEQEYQQHKEQINTITEDADPVKEELSKIDQEVMKCKHHKKHYDEKRSAHLCNIQALEANLKSKDQELQTSVSKATEICPERLEVRRTARSLDSEINRLKVKISTQQEHQGDREEVVRQYHEALENYKNLAQQMKNLSSFIKCLDGVMNHRLQVYAELRRFLSARCKYYFDSMLAQRGYTGSMSFDHKNETLSISVQPGQGNKADLSDMRSLSGGERSFSTVCFVLSLWAITEAPFRCLDEFDVYMDMVNRRISMDMMLKVAAGQRYRQFIFLTPQSMGTLPESKIIRILQLKDPDRGQNNTQRDQDQDQ; this is encoded by the exons ATGAGAAGTCCTCTGGTCCTCCCCACCAGCTGTGTTGTGTGCGGCTCCTGTAAGCTAG GTTGTCTAAAGATGTCTAAAAGgaagagcagctctgtcagtgaAACCCCCAAAACCAAACGGGTAAGACCgttgcaggaggaagaggaggaggaggaggaggatgaaaatGTTGTTGATGGTGAAACGGATGATCCTCTACTGAGCAGACAG GTGCAAGGTGCTGGTAAGGTGGTGAGTGATGCAGGGATTGTGGAGAGCATCACGCTGAAGAACTTCATGTGCCACTCACTCCTCGGTCCGTTTGCTTTTGGTTCCAATGTCAACTTTGTTGTTGGCAACAATGGAA GTGGAAAGAGTGCCGTCCTGACTGCTCTTATAGTTGCTTTAGGTGGGAATGCACAGGCCACAAACAGAGGATCATCCCTCAAGGGTTTTGTGAAAGAAGGTGAAAG CTCAGCTGATGTATCGATTACCCTGCGTAACAAAGGAAGGGATGCTTACAAAGCTGAGGTGTATGGTTCAGCCATCACTGTAGACCTGAGAATAACACGTGAAGGGTTGAGAACCTATAAGCTGAGAAGCAAATCAG GTCACATTGTCTCAACCAAAAAGGAAGAGCTCATGTCCATCTTGGACAATTTTAATATTCAG GTCAACAATCCTGTGTCAGTTCTCACTCAAGAGATGAGCAAATACTTCCTACACTCCAAAGGAGAGGGGGACAAATATAAG TTTTTTATGAAAGCAACACAACTGGAGCAGATGAGAGAGGACTTCGTCTACATCAAAACCACCAAGCATGTCACAGAGGATAAAGTGGGGCAACATAGTGAA TGCTTGAGAGACTTGAAGCGGAAGTACCTGGAGAAAGAGGACCGGTACAAGAGCCTGGCATCGCTTGACGAAATGCACACCAAACTGGAGGAGCTCCAGAAACAAATGGCTTGGGCTTTg gtgacagagatggagaaggagtTGGAGCCCATGAAGGAGAAGCTGCGGTCAGACAGACATTCCACAGAGAAATATGATGAGAAGGTGGAGGAATGGAAG AAAAAGATCGAGGAGGCTGAGATGAAGTATAAGCAGATCCAGGAACAGCTGGAGGGGATTACCAAGCAAGTCCAGGAGCTCCAGCCCAAATGTGCTGAGCTCAAGGCCGAGGCCCAGAAGCGCAATACTGTGCTCAAATCTAGTGAG GTCACTGTCCATCGATGCAAAGCTAACCTGAGGGACCTGGAAAAGGACAAGGTTCAGTTGTCCTCAAAGATAAATGATCTCAAGCTGAG CATCAGTCAGACAACGGGAGTGGAGAGTCAGGCCAGGACAAAGCGTATGGAGCAGATACAGGCCGAGCTGGAGAACCTTAGACACAAGATTCCCACTCTGGGCCAACAGATTGATCAGTATCAGCATGCCCGCAGCCGTGCCAAGGAAGAACAAGCAAAGATGAG GAGAGAACAGGAAGTGCTGCAGAGGTCCATTGAAGCCAACAGAAGGAACCTGCAGACTATGGAGAGCAGTCGCTCCAATCGGCTGCGGCGGTTTGGAGAGCACATGCCCACACTCCTCACTGCCATCCAGGAAGCTCACAGAAGGGGCCAATTCAAGCACAAACCCCGAGGACCCCTGG GTTACCTTATTAGCCTGAAGGACCCAGAGCTGGCCCTGGCTGTAGAAGTTTGTCTTAAAGGCCAGCTGCACGCCTTCACCTGCGACAACCACGAGGATGAGAGGGTGCTGCAGGGCCTCATGGCCAAAGTGTTCTCAGGAAGCCGCAGACCTGCCATCGTCACCAGCCAGTTCCTACCACACGTTCATGATACAAGAAGGAA GGCCGTGAATCACCCTGAATACCCCTCCGTGCTTCAGGCTCTAGAGATTGAGGACCCAGTTGTGGCCAACTGCCTGATTGATCAAAGAAGTATAGAGAGCATTCTACTCATTAAG aaTCGCACAGAGGCTCGGAGAGTGATGCAGGGCAAAAACCCTCCTCACAACTGTATCCTGGCCTTCACTAGGGAGGGAGACCAGATCTACAATAACCGCAGTTACACTGCCGAGCAGACCCGAGCCAATCACCTCTCAGGAGATGTTGAGGAGGAgatcag gcatttgcagagggagctggagaaCCAGAGAGCTCAGGCAACTCGCTTCCagcaacaaatgaaaaagttaGATGAAGAAATCAAACAGAACGAAGGACTGCTGAGAAGAGCTGACATAGACAAGAAGACTGCCAGT GATAAGGCCACGAAACTACAGCTGGAGCTGACAGACCTACAGAATGTGGAGGAGCCTCAGTCAGAGGACCTCAGGCCCCTG GAGGAGGATCTTCAGGAGATCATTACAAAGATCGCGCCCAAGCGTGCTGAGTACGAAGAGGCACGAACTCAGATGGCCGACCTCAGGGTCTCATATGAGAAGGCAGAGCAGGAGTACCAGCAGCACAAAGAGCAGATCAACACCATCACTGAGGACGCTGACCCGGTCAAG GAGGAGCTGAGTAAGATTGACCAAGAGGTGATGAAGTGCAAGCATCACAAGAAACACTACGACGAGAAGCGCAGCGCCCATCTCTGCAACATCCAGGCCCTCGAGGCCAACCTGAAAAGCAAGGACCAGGAACTTCAG ACATCTGTGTCCAAGGCTACAGAGATCTGTCCAGAGCGCCTGGAAGTGCGACGGACGGCCAGGAGTCTCGATAGTGAGATAAACCGTCTCAAGGTTAAGATCTCTACCCAGCAGGAACATCAGGGAGACCGGGAGGAGGTTGTGAG GCAGTACCATGAGGCTCTGGAGAACTACAAGAACcttgcacagcaaatgaagaaCCTCAGCAGCTTCATCAAATGCCTCGACGGCGTTATGAACCACAGACTCCAGGTTTATGCTGAGCTCAGGAG GTTCCTCTCAGCCCGCTGTAAATACTACTTTGACAGCATGCTGGCCCAGAGGGGCTACACTGGAAGTATGAGCTTTGACCACAAGAATGAAACTCTTTCCATCTCA GTGCAGCCAGGTCAGGGAAACAAGGCTGACCTGAGCGACATGCGCTCTCTGTCCGGAGGCGAGCGCTCCTTCTCCACTGTTTGCTTTGTGCTCTCTCTTTGGGCCATCACTGAGGCGCCTTTCCGCTGCCTCGACGAGTTTGATGTTTACATG GACATGGTGAACAGGAGGATATCAATGGACATGATGCTGAAGGTGGCTGCTGGTCAGCGCTACAGACAGTTCATTTTCCTCACACCACAGAGCATGGG tactCTTCCTGAGAGCAAAATCATTCGCATCCTGCAACTGAAAGATCCAGACCGTGgccaaaacaacacacaaagagatCAAGATCAGGACCAGTAG
- the si:dkey-119f1.1 gene encoding structural maintenance of chromosomes protein 6 isoform X2 gives MSKRKSSSVSETPKTKRVRPLQEEEEEEEEDENVVDGETDDPLLSRQVQGAGKVVSDAGIVESITLKNFMCHSLLGPFAFGSNVNFVVGNNGSGKSAVLTALIVALGGNAQATNRGSSLKGFVKEGESSADVSITLRNKGRDAYKAEVYGSAITVDLRITREGLRTYKLRSKSGHIVSTKKEELMSILDNFNIQVNNPVSVLTQEMSKYFLHSKGEGDKYKFFMKATQLEQMREDFVYIKTTKHVTEDKVGQHSECLRDLKRKYLEKEDRYKSLASLDEMHTKLEELQKQMAWALVTEMEKELEPMKEKLRSDRHSTEKYDEKVEEWKKKIEEAEMKYKQIQEQLEGITKQVQELQPKCAELKAEAQKRNTVLKSSEVTVHRCKANLRDLEKDKVQLSSKINDLKLSISQTTGVESQARTKRMEQIQAELENLRHKIPTLGQQIDQYQHARSRAKEEQAKMRREQEVLQRSIEANRRNLQTMESSRSNRLRRFGEHMPTLLTAIQEAHRRGQFKHKPRGPLGYLISLKDPELALAVEVCLKGQLHAFTCDNHEDERVLQGLMAKVFSGSRRPAIVTSQFLPHVHDTRRKAVNHPEYPSVLQALEIEDPVVANCLIDQRSIESILLIKNRTEARRVMQGKNPPHNCILAFTREGDQIYNNRSYTAEQTRANHLSGDVEEEIRHLQRELENQRAQATRFQQQMKKLDEEIKQNEGLLRRADIDKKTASDKATKLQLELTDLQNVEEPQSEDLRPLEEDLQEIITKIAPKRAEYEEARTQMADLRVSYEKAEQEYQQHKEQINTITEDADPVKEELSKIDQEVMKCKHHKKHYDEKRSAHLCNIQALEANLKSKDQELQTSVSKATEICPERLEVRRTARSLDSEINRLKVKISTQQEHQGDREEVVRQYHEALENYKNLAQQMKNLSSFIKCLDGVMNHRLQVYAELRRFLSARCKYYFDSMLAQRGYTGSMSFDHKNETLSISVQPGQGNKADLSDMRSLSGGERSFSTVCFVLSLWAITEAPFRCLDEFDVYMDMVNRRISMDMMLKVAAGQRYRQFIFLTPQSMGTLPESKIIRILQLKDPDRGQNNTQRDQDQDQ, from the exons ATGTCTAAAAGgaagagcagctctgtcagtgaAACCCCCAAAACCAAACGGGTAAGACCgttgcaggaggaagaggaggaggaggaggaggatgaaaatGTTGTTGATGGTGAAACGGATGATCCTCTACTGAGCAGACAG GTGCAAGGTGCTGGTAAGGTGGTGAGTGATGCAGGGATTGTGGAGAGCATCACGCTGAAGAACTTCATGTGCCACTCACTCCTCGGTCCGTTTGCTTTTGGTTCCAATGTCAACTTTGTTGTTGGCAACAATGGAA GTGGAAAGAGTGCCGTCCTGACTGCTCTTATAGTTGCTTTAGGTGGGAATGCACAGGCCACAAACAGAGGATCATCCCTCAAGGGTTTTGTGAAAGAAGGTGAAAG CTCAGCTGATGTATCGATTACCCTGCGTAACAAAGGAAGGGATGCTTACAAAGCTGAGGTGTATGGTTCAGCCATCACTGTAGACCTGAGAATAACACGTGAAGGGTTGAGAACCTATAAGCTGAGAAGCAAATCAG GTCACATTGTCTCAACCAAAAAGGAAGAGCTCATGTCCATCTTGGACAATTTTAATATTCAG GTCAACAATCCTGTGTCAGTTCTCACTCAAGAGATGAGCAAATACTTCCTACACTCCAAAGGAGAGGGGGACAAATATAAG TTTTTTATGAAAGCAACACAACTGGAGCAGATGAGAGAGGACTTCGTCTACATCAAAACCACCAAGCATGTCACAGAGGATAAAGTGGGGCAACATAGTGAA TGCTTGAGAGACTTGAAGCGGAAGTACCTGGAGAAAGAGGACCGGTACAAGAGCCTGGCATCGCTTGACGAAATGCACACCAAACTGGAGGAGCTCCAGAAACAAATGGCTTGGGCTTTg gtgacagagatggagaaggagtTGGAGCCCATGAAGGAGAAGCTGCGGTCAGACAGACATTCCACAGAGAAATATGATGAGAAGGTGGAGGAATGGAAG AAAAAGATCGAGGAGGCTGAGATGAAGTATAAGCAGATCCAGGAACAGCTGGAGGGGATTACCAAGCAAGTCCAGGAGCTCCAGCCCAAATGTGCTGAGCTCAAGGCCGAGGCCCAGAAGCGCAATACTGTGCTCAAATCTAGTGAG GTCACTGTCCATCGATGCAAAGCTAACCTGAGGGACCTGGAAAAGGACAAGGTTCAGTTGTCCTCAAAGATAAATGATCTCAAGCTGAG CATCAGTCAGACAACGGGAGTGGAGAGTCAGGCCAGGACAAAGCGTATGGAGCAGATACAGGCCGAGCTGGAGAACCTTAGACACAAGATTCCCACTCTGGGCCAACAGATTGATCAGTATCAGCATGCCCGCAGCCGTGCCAAGGAAGAACAAGCAAAGATGAG GAGAGAACAGGAAGTGCTGCAGAGGTCCATTGAAGCCAACAGAAGGAACCTGCAGACTATGGAGAGCAGTCGCTCCAATCGGCTGCGGCGGTTTGGAGAGCACATGCCCACACTCCTCACTGCCATCCAGGAAGCTCACAGAAGGGGCCAATTCAAGCACAAACCCCGAGGACCCCTGG GTTACCTTATTAGCCTGAAGGACCCAGAGCTGGCCCTGGCTGTAGAAGTTTGTCTTAAAGGCCAGCTGCACGCCTTCACCTGCGACAACCACGAGGATGAGAGGGTGCTGCAGGGCCTCATGGCCAAAGTGTTCTCAGGAAGCCGCAGACCTGCCATCGTCACCAGCCAGTTCCTACCACACGTTCATGATACAAGAAGGAA GGCCGTGAATCACCCTGAATACCCCTCCGTGCTTCAGGCTCTAGAGATTGAGGACCCAGTTGTGGCCAACTGCCTGATTGATCAAAGAAGTATAGAGAGCATTCTACTCATTAAG aaTCGCACAGAGGCTCGGAGAGTGATGCAGGGCAAAAACCCTCCTCACAACTGTATCCTGGCCTTCACTAGGGAGGGAGACCAGATCTACAATAACCGCAGTTACACTGCCGAGCAGACCCGAGCCAATCACCTCTCAGGAGATGTTGAGGAGGAgatcag gcatttgcagagggagctggagaaCCAGAGAGCTCAGGCAACTCGCTTCCagcaacaaatgaaaaagttaGATGAAGAAATCAAACAGAACGAAGGACTGCTGAGAAGAGCTGACATAGACAAGAAGACTGCCAGT GATAAGGCCACGAAACTACAGCTGGAGCTGACAGACCTACAGAATGTGGAGGAGCCTCAGTCAGAGGACCTCAGGCCCCTG GAGGAGGATCTTCAGGAGATCATTACAAAGATCGCGCCCAAGCGTGCTGAGTACGAAGAGGCACGAACTCAGATGGCCGACCTCAGGGTCTCATATGAGAAGGCAGAGCAGGAGTACCAGCAGCACAAAGAGCAGATCAACACCATCACTGAGGACGCTGACCCGGTCAAG GAGGAGCTGAGTAAGATTGACCAAGAGGTGATGAAGTGCAAGCATCACAAGAAACACTACGACGAGAAGCGCAGCGCCCATCTCTGCAACATCCAGGCCCTCGAGGCCAACCTGAAAAGCAAGGACCAGGAACTTCAG ACATCTGTGTCCAAGGCTACAGAGATCTGTCCAGAGCGCCTGGAAGTGCGACGGACGGCCAGGAGTCTCGATAGTGAGATAAACCGTCTCAAGGTTAAGATCTCTACCCAGCAGGAACATCAGGGAGACCGGGAGGAGGTTGTGAG GCAGTACCATGAGGCTCTGGAGAACTACAAGAACcttgcacagcaaatgaagaaCCTCAGCAGCTTCATCAAATGCCTCGACGGCGTTATGAACCACAGACTCCAGGTTTATGCTGAGCTCAGGAG GTTCCTCTCAGCCCGCTGTAAATACTACTTTGACAGCATGCTGGCCCAGAGGGGCTACACTGGAAGTATGAGCTTTGACCACAAGAATGAAACTCTTTCCATCTCA GTGCAGCCAGGTCAGGGAAACAAGGCTGACCTGAGCGACATGCGCTCTCTGTCCGGAGGCGAGCGCTCCTTCTCCACTGTTTGCTTTGTGCTCTCTCTTTGGGCCATCACTGAGGCGCCTTTCCGCTGCCTCGACGAGTTTGATGTTTACATG GACATGGTGAACAGGAGGATATCAATGGACATGATGCTGAAGGTGGCTGCTGGTCAGCGCTACAGACAGTTCATTTTCCTCACACCACAGAGCATGGG tactCTTCCTGAGAGCAAAATCATTCGCATCCTGCAACTGAAAGATCCAGACCGTGgccaaaacaacacacaaagagatCAAGATCAGGACCAGTAG
- the LOC121199911 gene encoding uncharacterized protein C1orf115-like isoform X1, translating to MKPKSLPSRLFNGNSTAALGETLNIGTAKYQRHVDCMDTPEGVENSAHNDSQTVADDRRQNEKRHREIHFAFLPERYQPLMDDEARAKAKEEKKKRKKEKYKKVKKNVGKALRSTWKCVMLGLYNFALGYSTPITVAATFVPDFHPGRNRT from the exons ATGAAGCCTAAATCTCTTCCATCACGACTGTTTAACGGAAATTCAACAGCAGCATTGGGTGAGACTCTGAACATAGGAACAGCAAAGTATCAGCGACATGTGGACTGCATGGATACCCCAGAGGGTGTGGAAAACTCTGCCCACAATGACAGCCAGACAGTGGCAGACGACCGGAGACAAAATGAGAAACGCCACAGAGAAATACACTTTGCCTTTCTGCCAGAGAGGTATCAGCCACTGATGGATGATGAGGCACGAGCTAAGgcaaaagaggagaagaagaaaaggaagaaggaaaagtaCAAAAAAGTAAAGAAG aatgTTGGCAAAGCACTACGATCCACCTGGAAGTGTGTAATGCTTGGTCTTTACAATTTTGCCCTCGGCTACTCTACTCCGATTACAGTGGCTGCTACTTTTGTCCCTGACTTTCATCCAGGCAGAAACAGGACCTGA
- the LOC121199911 gene encoding uncharacterized protein C1orf115-like isoform X2, translated as MKPKSLPSRLFNGNSTAALGETLNIGTAKYQRHVDCMDTPEGVENSAHNDSQTVADDRRQNEKRHREIHFAFLPERYQPLMDDEARAKAKEEKKKRKKEKYKKVKKFQCGMLAKHYDPPGSV; from the exons ATGAAGCCTAAATCTCTTCCATCACGACTGTTTAACGGAAATTCAACAGCAGCATTGGGTGAGACTCTGAACATAGGAACAGCAAAGTATCAGCGACATGTGGACTGCATGGATACCCCAGAGGGTGTGGAAAACTCTGCCCACAATGACAGCCAGACAGTGGCAGACGACCGGAGACAAAATGAGAAACGCCACAGAGAAATACACTTTGCCTTTCTGCCAGAGAGGTATCAGCCACTGATGGATGATGAGGCACGAGCTAAGgcaaaagaggagaagaagaaaaggaagaaggaaaagtaCAAAAAAGTAAAGAAG TTCCAGTGTGG aatgTTGGCAAAGCACTACGATCCACCTGGAAGTGTGTAA
- the tmem18 gene encoding transmembrane protein 18, which translates to MTDVKAENISSIPIDGFSHLRITSIWTFLMSVQWSEPWLIGLLVFHVMCLCVTVVTCRYYRAQICHFLLMVGMVYSAEYLNELAAMNWRSFSNFQYFDSKGMFISLVYSIPLLLNTVIIVMVWVYRTFSTMTELKTLQLKRKARKEKREKND; encoded by the exons ATGACGGACGTGAAAGCAGAGAATATTAGCTCCATCCCTATCGACGGCTTCAGTCATTTAAGAATCACGTCAATATGGACGTTTCTCATGTCT GTACAGTGGTCGGAGCCTTGGCTAATCGGGCTGTTGGTGTTTcatgttatgtgtttgtgtgtgacggTGGTGACCTGCAGGTACTACAGAGCTCAGATCTGCCACTTTCTGCTCATGG TTGGGATGGTGTATAGTGCTGAATATCTCAATGAGCTGGCAGCTATGAACTGGAG GTCTTTTTCTAATTTCCAGTACTTCGATTCCAAGGGCATGTTCATATCATTGGTTTATTCGATTCCTCTTTTGCTCAATACAGTCATCATTGTG ATGGTGTGGGTGTACAGGACCTTTTCCACTATGACTGAGCTGAAGACACTGCAGCTGAAGCGAAAGGCCcgcaaagagaagagagagaagaatgacTGA